CCATAAATGCACAGAGATTCATCCGCGTTTGAAGGTCGATGGGAAAGGCTTGGTTTACGACGGTGTGAGTGGTAAACCCGCAGGGACAGCCTTTGGGACGAAAGAGATCTATCTCAAGGCAGGCGATGTCGTCATGTTCACGGACGCGATTACACACGGGTCGGCAGAGCGGACGAATGAGGGGTATCGTCGGTCGATCGTCTATCGCTATTCTCCGAGATATGTCCGTGAGCGGTTTGACTATCCGCATTCCAAAGAGTTGTTGGCACGTTTGACACCCGATCAGCGCAAGATTATCCAACCGACATCCGTACGTCGTCCGCCGCAGGTTACGTAGCAACAATCGTGCTATTATCTAAAAAGGAGGTTTGATTATGCGAAGAATGGACTTACAAAAACAGGCGATCATGTTAATCGAACAACTCTCTACTGAAGAACTTAAAGAGGTTGTTGATTATCTTGCTGATCTCCAGGATAAAGACGCAGCCAACATATTACCTACATTTCAGGTCCAAGAGATTCCAGAGAAGGGACTTGGAACATTTATCCACAAGCTTTTCAAACAGATCGGTGGGGTAGAACTTGAGATACCCCCTCGAGAACCAATGCGAGAACCACCTCGCTTTGACTAAAATACCAACTATGATTGTTCTTGACACTAATGTCGTCTCGGAGCTCATGCGGGAGAGTCCACAGCAAGCGGTTGTGGATTGGTTTGATGCACAACATACAAACAGTTTATCTATAACTGCCATTACACAAGCAGAGATTTTGACAGGTATTGAACTCTTACCTGATGGAAGGCGCAAAAATAATCTCTTTCAATTAGCAGACTATTTTTTTACATCCATATTCGTTGGACGCGTTTTTGTATTTGATAGTAAGGCAGCGTCCGCTTATGCCGAAATCTTTGCTCAGCGACGGGCGTTAGGTAGACCCATTAGTCAAGCTGATTGCCAGATAGCTGCCATTGCTCGTTCTCGTAAAGCCTCAATTGCCACTCGAAATGTTAGGGATTTTGAAGGGGTTGAGGTTGAACTTATTGATCCTTGGTTAAACATATAACCTTTGTTTAAGAAAGCGGAAGATTTATCGGAAAACTGATATAATATGGGAAAACCGGAAAAAACGCTCTGGGGTGGGCGTTTCAGCACGAGTCTCACCACAGAGACAGTAGCCTTCACGCACTCCATTGAAGCAGACACCCGGCTCATCGGATACGATATCTGGGGGAGCCAAGCGCATGCGATTATGCTCGCTCGGCAAGGGATTATCTCTGAGACCGACCTACGCGAGATCTTACGCTGGCTCCAAAAAGCAGAGACGGATTTTCAGAACGGCGATTTCACGCTCGATCCGAATAAAGAGGACGTGCACATGAACGTCGAGTCGTATCTGATTGAAAACGCCGGGCGCGAGTTCGGCGGTAAACTCCACACCGCTCGTTCGCGCAACGATCAGGTACTCGTGGACGCGCACCTCTACATTCGGGATGAGATTCTTAACGTCCAGCGCGGTCTCTCCGAACTCTGCGAAGCCTTCCTACAGATTGCGAAAGCCCATACCGACACCGTCATGCCCGGCTATACGCATACCCAACACGCACAGCCGATCAGTCTCGGTTTTTGGGCGACGGCTTACGTGAGTATGTTCCTGCGGGACCAGAAACGTCTGCAATCTGCCTACACACTTGCCAATACAAATCCGCTCGGTGCGTGTGCCTTGGCGGGTACAACCTTCCCGATTGATCGACACCTGACGACAAAACTGCTCGGTTTCGATGCCCCGCACGAACACGCCCTCGATGTCATCAGCAGCCGAGATTTTATCGCGGAGACGCTTTTCGCGCTGTCGCTTGTGATGGCGAACCTCTCACGAATCAGTGAAGAAATTGTGTATTGGACGACCTATGAATTTGGGATGGCAGTGCTTGACGATGCTTACAGTTTCGGGAGCTCCATCATGCCACAGAAGAAGAATCCCGACATTGCCGAACTGACGCGCGGACGCACAGGGCGTGTCTACGGCGCATTGCTCGACTTGTTGACGAATCTCAAGGGGTTACCGATGGGCTATAATCGCGATTTTCAGGAGGATAAACCGCCGCTCTGGGAGGCGTTTGATGTTGTGAAGGCGTGCCTCGGGCTGCTACCGGAACTCCTCAGAACGACAGATTTCAAAACCGAACGGATGGCGGAATTGGCGAATGCGAACTTCGCGACGGCGACGGAGTTGGCAAATTATCTCGTTAAAGAACATCGGATCAGTTTTCGGGAGTGTCATGAGGTTGTCGGATGGCTTGTTGGGAAACTCGTGCAACAGGAAAGGACCTTCTCAGATTGGGAACTCACGCAAAAACTTCTGAAACAGCGAGAGATTGCTATACCGATCGCACAACTCAAGCAGATATTGGATGCGGAATTGGCGATTCAAAACAACCAGAGCCTCGGTGGCACCTCGCCTGCAGAGGTGCATCGGATGATAGACGCGTTTCAAGTGCAACTGAATGAGAGCGCAGCGCATATTGATGCTTGCCAGACAGAAATTGATGACGCACACCGGGAAACACTGCGAATCGTTGATGAAATTTTAGGAAGGCTGATCTGAAATTGAAACAGAGGCATTCAGTTTTCAGCAATTAGCAGTCAGAATATTATAGTAAATCCTAAAGATATATGGACAGTTTCGTAGGGGTGTTTTTGCTTGGTGTTTTTGCTTGGTGTCTTTGCTTGGGTGTTTCTGCGGATTTCTGCGGATTTCCCCTAGGTCTCCCAACCCGAAACGCACCCCCTATCACGGTAGGCGAGGTTTCTAACCTCGCCGATGCAGCATGTTAAAGTAATTCTAAAACCTACCATAGTTGTCAGTTTGCTTTGCAGTGGAATGGGGCGAGATTGGGAACCCCAGCGGCGGAGAGTCAGATTGCGCGTAAAACCAGAGCCCCTGAAGTTGGCATGACAAGACTTGACAAGTGCACGGTAGAGATTGTATAATATGTCAAGTTCATGGGGTGCCTATATCCCCACGCTACGTTATTCAATCCAAGCGGAGGAGGAACGATCATATCAGCCTACGAAGTCCCTGGGCAATTAAGTGTAGAGTATTTGCTGAGTGGTGTTAAGCAGTTATCGCACCCAGAACTACGGGAGTTTATTGAGAAACTCACTGAATGGCAGAAGCAGAGAAAAGCCGCAAAGGAATCTGAGTTGTTAGGGGTAATCCAAGCAAATTCCCAATTGCCAGAAAAGGAGCACCGGCGTTATCGTGAACTGTGGCGTAAATGTGAGGATGGAACCTTAAGTGAAGTTGAACGTGTTGAGTATCAGGCGTTGTTGAACCAGTTGGAAGTTCGGAACGCGAAGCGTATTGAAGCCCTTATCCTTTTAGCACAACTCCGCGGAAAAACGTTACCGGAAGTTACCACCGAGGTGGGCACAAAAGAGGGAAGTGTGCGCTCTGAGCATATTCCTGCCGCCCTACGCTGGCGTGTACAGTAGCGTGCCAAAGGACGTTGCGAATACTGTCTGTATCCCGATGATTTCACCACCGCTTCTTTTCATTGTGATCACATTGTTCCCCGAAAGAAAACAGGTAAAACCGAGTTAGATAATTTGGCATGGGCATGTCCATGGTGTAACACGCATAAACACACGAAGACATACGCCCAGGATCCGCAAACAGGGCAGCGAGTCGCACTTTTTAACCAACGTCTCAAAAAATGGGAACGGCATTTCATGTGGAGTAAGAGTCTGCTCACTATTATCGGACGTACGCAGACCGGCAGAGCGACCGTTGAGGCGTTGAATATGAATCGCGCTGAACATATTAATTTGAGACGACTATTAAAAATTGCGGACGAACACCCACCTAAATAGGTAGCACAATTCCTGGCACAGGAGGGCGAAAATTGAGAGACAGATTGATTGTCGCATTGGATACGGACGATGGTGAGAAGATTGACTCCCTATCTGGTACGCTTAGGGATACAGTCGGTTGGTTTAAGATGGGCTTTCAGGCATTCAGTGCGCTCGGAATGGAGGCTTTTTCACGGTTCGAGCAGAACGGACATAGCGTCTTTGTTGACCTGAAGTTCCACGACATCCCGAATACAGTCGCACGCGATGTCGGCATGATGACAAAACACGGGGCACACATGATTAATATGCACGCCTCCGGTGGGTTTGAGATGATGCAGGCAGCACGGAAAAGTGCAGAAAACGCCGCTGAAAACGGTATCCCGATGCCGATTCTGCTCGGTGTAACGGTGCTGACGAGTATTGACGAAGACGGCTTTCAACAGAATTTCGGTTCAGAGCGCGGACTTACAAAACAGGTCGTTTATCTCGCACAGTTAGCACAGGAAGCCGGATTGAGTGGCGTCGTCGCATCACCATTGGAAATCGAGTCGATACGAAAAGCGTGTGGTGATGATTTTGTAATCGTCACACCGGGTATCCGTCCGAAGTGGGCGGAAACTGGTGACCAACGTCGTATTACCACGCCGGCGGAGGCGATTCAACGAGGCGCAGATTACATTGTTGTCGGAAGACCGATTATTGCAGCAGAGGATCCCTTAGAGGCGACCGAAATGATCCTTGAAGAGATAAAAGGGGCATAAGACTATGAACATTGTCTGTATCTGTTTGGACACGTTTCGTGCGGACATCATTGGTGAGGGCAAGAAGTATAGCCACGTACAAACACCGAACCTTGATGCCTTGGCATCGGAGAGTGTCCGTTTCACACGGGCGTTTGGTGAGGGACAGCCGACGCTTCAGATCCGTCGCGGCAATTTTACCGGAATGCGGAGCTTTCCGTGGCGGTATAACTTCGACCGACGTGGACATTGGCACCATGCTCCCGGTTGGCATAAGATCCCACCTGAACAGGATACGATCGCTGAGGTCCTACTGGAACGCGGTTATCTCACTGCACTGATTGCAGATACGTATCACATGTTCAAGCCGACGATGAATTTCTCACGCGGGTTCGCACATTTTGACTTCATCCGCGGACAGGAATCGGATAACTGGCACAGCGGCGATCCGAGGTTAATTGAGGCGCAGCTCCGAAAGCACGTCCGGGAACCGCTCAACTGGCAACGGCATGCGGGACTCGTCAACTACCTCTTGTCGCAACGACATCGTCAATCCGAAGATGACTACAGTGGTGCGCGGGTCTTCCGTGCCGCAGCGGATTGGCTCCAGGACAATCATACCGTCGGTCCGTTCTTCTTATGGGTGGATAGTTTCGACCCGCATGAGCCGTGGGACCCACCGAAGTCCTATGCAGATCTCTATTTCTCCGACTATTCCGGCAAGGATTTCATTACACCGGGCAGTGCGAACGAAGGCGATGGACCTACGGAGGCTGAACGCCGTCGTATTGAGGCACTCTACCTCGGCGAAGTAACATTTGTCGATAAATGGGTCGGCGTGCTACTTGACAAGATAGAGCAGCTCAACATCCGCGACGAGACGCTGATTGTGCTCATGTCCGACCACGGCACACAACTCCGAGATCACGGAAGTTTCGGGAAGGGACCGAACAAGTTACATCCCTTCAATACGCAGCTGAACCTGATGATTCGGCACCCGGAAGGACCGCATGACAAGGAGATTTTCGCGTTCGTGCAGAACCACGATCTAATGCCGACGCTTTTAAATCTGCTTGACATTCCGTGCGGTTGGACGGATGGCGAGGATATGTGGCAACTCGTTACACAGGAGAAAGCGTCTCTCCGTGAACGGATTATCACCGGTTGGGCAGGATTCATCACAGGCAATGCGCGCGGACGTGTCAGTGTCCGCGATGACCACTGGAACTTCTGCACTTCAGTCGGCTATAATGATGAGAACGGCGATGAACTCTTTGATATCCGAAACGATCCAGAGGAAACGGTCAACGTTGCGAGTGACCATCCCGCGGTTGTTGCCGAACGGCGACGGGATGTCGAGGCGTTGATCGGGCAATCCTTACCGGGACATTTCATTGAGGTCTGCGATCCGGGACAAGCACCGATGACGCAGTGGCTTGAGAAGAAATTGGCGGAGATGTAGAAGTCGCTGTCAGCAGTCGGCTGGTTTCCAATGGCTGACAGCTATTTGAGTTTTTCCCAATCCCAGAGCAGGATTGTGCCGTCGCCGCTACTGCTTGCGAGCGTTTTCCCATCCGGAGAGAACATCAACACGTAAACCGAGCCTTGATGTCCTGTGAGAGTGGCGTGTATCTGGTAGTCCGGATCGGGTTTCCACACCTGAATGAGCCCTTCCCAACTTCCACTGACAAGCGTCTTTCCATCTGGAGAAAAGGCTAAAGCACTGACATTTTTCACGGCATTGATCGGTCCAGTTCGGTCACCCGTGTTCACATCCCAGAGGCGAATCTCGTTTCCACTTCCGTTTGCGAGTGTTTTACTGTCGGATGAGAAGGCTAACGCGGTGATAGGCTTCGGGTGCCCGATGAGTTTTGATAAGTTTTGACCGGTCTTGGCATCCCATAAAACGATGGTTCCGTGTTCGTCGCCGCTGGCAAAGCGCGTGCTGTCGGGTGAGAATATGTATTCGCTCACAGTACCCGTGTGTCCTTCAAGTGTGAACAGGTGGGCACCGGTATCAGTCTGCCAAAGTTCCACTTTGTTACGGAGGAGGCTTGAAAGCCTAGACCTGCCGGCGAGGGTTTTTCCATCTGGTGAAAATACCAGGGGCCAGCAATCAAACATCTGGTCGGTGCCTTCCAAGATAGACAGCTGTTCTTTCGTCTCAGCCTCCCACACCTGAATCCCGCCAAGAAACTTATGTCCTGCAAGTTTTTTCAGGTCTGGAGAGAACATGAGTCTGGAAACTTGTTGTGGAGGTGTAAGGATAGCGTGTTGTGTAAAGGTTTCTATACTCCAAACGCGTACCCGCGGTTCAAGTGCGCTATTATTTATAAGATATTTGCTATCTGTAGAAAAGGTGAGGGCACTCGTCCACTCGGCGTGTGCTCCAAGGGAGAAGGATAACTCGTAGCGTCCGGTGTCAACATCCCAGAGATGAAGGCTGCCATCACTACTCACGCTCACGAGTTGGGTGCCGTCTTTAGAGAATTTCACACTATAAACGTCATCCCGCTTCCCAGGAAGAACGCCCCATTCAAGCAGTTTGAGCACTTGGTTTGCTGCCACGAGTGGATTGATTTTATCGTCAGGGGAGGGAAAATTCTTCTGTTCGGTGCCAGTGCTGATATCCCACAGTCGCATTGTCTTATCACGACTTGCGGTGATGAGTCTGGTGTTATCTGGCGAAAACGCCATGTCACGAATTTTACCGGTGTGGCCTTTGAGAGCGGTCAGGAGCGTACCTGTATCGACATCCCACAGATGCACCGTGTGGTC
This Candidatus Poribacteria bacterium DNA region includes the following protein-coding sequences:
- a CDS encoding plasmid stabilization protein — encoded protein: MRRMDLQKQAIMLIEQLSTEELKEVVDYLADLQDKDAANILPTFQVQEIPEKGLGTFIHKLFKQIGGVELEIPPREPMREPPRFD
- a CDS encoding type II toxin-antitoxin system VapC family toxin; amino-acid sequence: MIVLDTNVVSELMRESPQQAVVDWFDAQHTNSLSITAITQAEILTGIELLPDGRRKNNLFQLADYFFTSIFVGRVFVFDSKAASAYAEIFAQRRALGRPISQADCQIAAIARSRKASIATRNVRDFEGVEVELIDPWLNI
- the argH gene encoding argininosuccinate lyase produces the protein MGKPEKTLWGGRFSTSLTTETVAFTHSIEADTRLIGYDIWGSQAHAIMLARQGIISETDLREILRWLQKAETDFQNGDFTLDPNKEDVHMNVESYLIENAGREFGGKLHTARSRNDQVLVDAHLYIRDEILNVQRGLSELCEAFLQIAKAHTDTVMPGYTHTQHAQPISLGFWATAYVSMFLRDQKRLQSAYTLANTNPLGACALAGTTFPIDRHLTTKLLGFDAPHEHALDVISSRDFIAETLFALSLVMANLSRISEEIVYWTTYEFGMAVLDDAYSFGSSIMPQKKNPDIAELTRGRTGRVYGALLDLLTNLKGLPMGYNRDFQEDKPPLWEAFDVVKACLGLLPELLRTTDFKTERMAELANANFATATELANYLVKEHRISFRECHEVVGWLVGKLVQQERTFSDWELTQKLLKQREIAIPIAQLKQILDAELAIQNNQSLGGTSPAEVHRMIDAFQVQLNESAAHIDACQTEIDDAHRETLRIVDEILGRLI
- the pyrF gene encoding orotidine-5'-phosphate decarboxylase; protein product: MRDRLIVALDTDDGEKIDSLSGTLRDTVGWFKMGFQAFSALGMEAFSRFEQNGHSVFVDLKFHDIPNTVARDVGMMTKHGAHMINMHASGGFEMMQAARKSAENAAENGIPMPILLGVTVLTSIDEDGFQQNFGSERGLTKQVVYLAQLAQEAGLSGVVASPLEIESIRKACGDDFVIVTPGIRPKWAETGDQRRITTPAEAIQRGADYIVVGRPIIAAEDPLEATEMILEEIKGA
- a CDS encoding sulfatase-like hydrolase/transferase is translated as MNIVCICLDTFRADIIGEGKKYSHVQTPNLDALASESVRFTRAFGEGQPTLQIRRGNFTGMRSFPWRYNFDRRGHWHHAPGWHKIPPEQDTIAEVLLERGYLTALIADTYHMFKPTMNFSRGFAHFDFIRGQESDNWHSGDPRLIEAQLRKHVREPLNWQRHAGLVNYLLSQRHRQSEDDYSGARVFRAAADWLQDNHTVGPFFLWVDSFDPHEPWDPPKSYADLYFSDYSGKDFITPGSANEGDGPTEAERRRIEALYLGEVTFVDKWVGVLLDKIEQLNIRDETLIVLMSDHGTQLRDHGSFGKGPNKLHPFNTQLNLMIRHPEGPHDKEIFAFVQNHDLMPTLLNLLDIPCGWTDGEDMWQLVTQEKASLRERIITGWAGFITGNARGRVSVRDDHWNFCTSVGYNDENGDELFDIRNDPEETVNVASDHPAVVAERRRDVEALIGQSLPGHFIEVCDPGQAPMTQWLEKKLAEM
- a CDS encoding WD40 repeat domain-containing protein yields the protein MKKTHLLYIVCLLLSSLLLRNSLAQDFATQWHLPEGAKARLGRGRVINIKLSPDSTRVVASTPIGIWIYDAQTGEVVSLFTETQIDEMDRFLSKTPPEALAFSPDALIVATAHGNSIYVWDTFTGNAFAMLNEHPDVINAIALSPDSTKLATAGGDWTVRLWEVNTGKYINSLKGHPSAVNAVAFSPDGQILASAGSTLRLWDTDTGELLHADSKDLGSIDLLAFSPDGKTLATGGGWDHTVHLWDVDTGTLLTALKGHTGKIRDMAFSPDNTRLITASRDKTMRLWDISTGTEQKNFPSPDDKINPLVAANQVLKLLEWGVLPGKRDDVYSVKFSKDGTQLVSVSSDGSLHLWDVDTGRYELSFSLGAHAEWTSALTFSTDSKYLINNSALEPRVRVWSIETFTQHAILTPPQQVSRLMFSPDLKKLAGHKFLGGIQVWEAETKEQLSILEGTDQMFDCWPLVFSPDGKTLAGRSRLSSLLRNKVELWQTDTGAHLFTLEGHTGTVSEYIFSPDSTRFASGDEHGTIVLWDAKTGQNLSKLIGHPKPITALAFSSDSKTLANGSGNEIRLWDVNTGDRTGPINAVKNVSALAFSPDGKTLVSGSWEGLIQVWKPDPDYQIHATLTGHQGSVYVLMFSPDGKTLASSSGDGTILLWDWEKLK